In Actinomycetota bacterium, a genomic segment contains:
- a CDS encoding DUF11 domain-containing protein, with protein sequence MDAGDSIALGLTPFDLDGNPRIVGAAIDQGVYEASGADLALGLTATPNPVMTGKPLTWTLTATNHGPLPATNVQLQDAWPNALPGGVQFRRVTTSTGSCAWDGGTSVTCSLGALASGASATITLVVKPRGRGVLTNTAMVTANEVDPNTAVNTSSVSVTVRPT encoded by the coding sequence ATCGACGCGGGCGACAGCATCGCGCTCGGCCTCACACCCTTCGACCTCGACGGCAACCCCCGCATCGTCGGGGCCGCGATCGACCAGGGCGTCTACGAGGCTTCGGGTGCGGACCTCGCGCTGGGTCTTACCGCCACGCCCAACCCAGTGATGACCGGGAAGCCGCTCACCTGGACGCTCACCGCCACCAACCACGGGCCGCTCCCGGCCACCAACGTGCAGTTGCAGGACGCCTGGCCCAACGCGCTGCCGGGCGGGGTGCAGTTCCGTCGCGTGACGACGAGCACCGGGTCCTGCGCGTGGGACGGCGGCACGAGCGTCACGTGCTCGCTGGGGGCGTTGGCGTCGGGTGCCTCCGCCACCATCACCCTGGTGGTCAAGCCGCGCGGCCGGGGGGTCCTCACCAATACCGCGATGGTCACGGCCAACGAGGTCGATCCCAACACCGCCGTCAACACCTCCTCGGTGTCGGTCACCGTGCGGCCCACATGA